Part of the Xenopus tropicalis strain Nigerian chromosome 3, UCB_Xtro_10.0, whole genome shotgun sequence genome, gctcgttgcctagggggttgtgcaggctttacaagcgctgcgctgctttaaaagcgagcgcagcgcttgtaaacccgttagtgctgtaggacgtagattctacgttctatggcactttggtcccttggtacctaggacgtagaatctacgtcctatggcactaaaaaggttaaatgagctgagcgctgtgattgccaaacctcttcacttaatttttcaggattcattgaggtctggcatggtgccgagagactggcggattgctaatgtggtgccgttatttaaaaagggatcccgttctcagcctgaaaactataggcctgttagtctgacatcagtagtaggaaaaattttggaaggggtaataagggatagggtacttgattacattgcagttcacaatactattagtttgtgccagcatggttttatgcgtaacagatcttgccagactaatttagtcgccttttatgaggaggtgagtgggaaccttgatgctggaatggcagttgatgtcatctacttggactttgctaaagcgtttgatacagtacctcacagaaggttaatgatcaaattaaggaatattggcctagaacataatatctgtaattggatagagaactggctgaaggatagagtacaaagagtggggggaaatggaacattttctaattggaccagtgtggttagtgggtaccgcaggggtcagtccttgggcctttgctgtttaacttgtttattaatgacctgggggggggcatagacagtactgtttctatttttgctgatgacactaaattgtgcaaaactataagttccatgcaggatgtgccgctttgcagagcaatttgacaaaattagataactgggcagcaaactgggaaatgaggttcaatgttgataagtgcaaagttatgcactttggtagaaataatataaacgcaaactatctactgaatggtagtgtgttgggggtttccttaatggagaaggatctggggttttttgttgataacaaggcactttgtgttaaacgcactacggcactttgtgttaaacgcactacggcactttgtgttaaacgcactacggcactttgtgttaaacgcactacggcactttgtgttaaacgcactacggcactttgtgttaaacgcactacggcactttgtattaaacgcactaaggcactttgtattaaacacactacggcactttgtgttaaacgcacgacggcactttgtgttaaacgcactacgggactttgtattaaatgcaaaaaaaaactgcgCTATAATCCCCATTTCTCTCcttgtttattgtattatttatttattttttctgttttttttttacttttttctcttgttctcttattttttttcttttctttctttcttttttatttgtggtttcttttttttgtgatttcCCATATATCGGGCTCCCAAGGAATGCCTTTTGTGCCCTGATATATAtatcactcagattgtaagctctacggggcagggacccccttcctactgtgtctcataccacatggcacttcctccctatgtatttatatttatttattgtatttattataacacttgtcctccctgtgtgtaattgtgtacaggtataggatccattatccagaatgcttgggaccaagggtattccggataaggggtctttctgtaatttggatctccataccttaagtctactaaaaaatcaataaaacattaattaaacccaataggattgttttgcatccaataaggggtaattatatcttagttgggatcaagtacaggtactgttttattattacagagaaaagggaatcatttaaccatgaaataaacccaatagggctgttctgcccccaataaggggtaattatatcttagttgggatcaagtacaggtactgttttattattacagagaaaagggaatcatttaaccatgaaataaacccaatagggctgttctgcccccaataaggggtaattatatcttagttgggatcaagtacaggtactgttttattattacagagaaaagggaatcatttaaccattaaataaacccaatagggctgttctgccccaataaggggtaattatatcttagttgggatcaagtacaggtactgttttattattacagagaaaagggaatcatttaaccattaaataaacccaatagggctgttctgccccaataaggggtaattatatcttagttgggatcaaatacaggtactgttttattattacagagaaaagggaatcatttaaccatgaaataaacccaatagggctgttctgcccccaataaggggtaattatatcttagttgggatcaagtacaggtactgttttattattacagagaaaagggaatcatttaaccatgaaataaacccaatagggctgttctgcccccaataaggggtaattatatcttagttgggatcaagtacaggtactgttttattattacagagaaaagggaatcatttaaccattaaataaacccaatagggctgttctgcccccaataaggggtaattatatcttagttgggatcaagtacaggtactgttttattattacagagaaaagggaatcatttaaccatgaaataaacccaatagggctgttctgccccaataaggggtaattatatcttagttgggatcaattacaaggtactgttttattactacagagaaaaaggaaaaagttttaaaattctgaaattttagattaaaatggagtctaggggagatgagctttccgtaatttggagctttctggataatgggtttccagatacgggatcccatacctgtatattgtaagactgtacagcgctgcgtacccttgtggtgctttataaataaagttatacatacatacatacatacatacatacatacatacatacatacatatatacatacatacatacatacatatatacatacatacatacatacatacatacatacatacatacatatatacatagaaagCAAAGCAGTTGCATTTACAGTTTGATTTGGAAGTGATACAGTTTGGCCAAATGAAAAGGCTTCAGCGCATGGATCCACTAGGAAGCTAGTGAGGCGCCAGGCAGTAACCCAAGAATCACAGTGTTGTTGTCCTTCCTTTATTCACTATAGAAGCAGCCCAATACATCACTCAGGAGGTTTTATAAACAAAATGGTTTTTTACATGTTGATAAGATATGAGCAAACCATTATTAATTCTCTCTGTTACTTCCAAGAGACGCCATAAACTAACTCagcttttttgctatttcactcattttcgcaaagtttcgcaaattgttcggcaaagcaaaatggaacggattcgctcatcactaaccgtCACATCTCCATTAGCGCTGTACCCACTATGGCTGCAAGTTGGCAAGCAATACAGGAGCTCCCTTAGAAACCTGCACTGGATTTAGTACTTCATTGTTTATTCTTTCATTTTGGGCATTTTTGTTTAGTTTGTACCATCTCCGGGAAGCGCATCCACGAGGCAACGTTTTAGCGCTGAGAAACTAAAGTGGGTTCAGTGAAACAAGCAGAGGAGGCCCCTTGTACAGCAACTATTACTGAGAAACTGGTTTAGTCAGATTCTAATTTGTGTGCCAAAGCTTTCTGTTTTTGTCTCTCTCTGAAGGGATTTCCCAGAGGCTGCCGAATAAAAGCAGAGAGAGCAGAGTGTTGGCCGCCCTGATCCAAAGCTTATATGGTCTGTAGCTTCAGAACTaaacattgaaaataataaagatgatttatggAGTTTTTTTCCGCACATATTGTCTGAATGTGAACTTCCGCTTCATCTAAACttgtggtttggggggggggtataaaaagTTTGGCAATTGCTCATTTAATAGTCGCTGCTCCCGCGGTGCTGTGCCGGCTGCCGCTGCCCCTAGTTCTGGGCTATTTATGCTGAACAAGGCACAGACGCCACACACTGTTCAGCCCGTCCCCATAACTCTGACACATTCCCTTCCTCATACAAATCTCTCAGCCGTATTCCCCTTTGCCTTCCCATACAAacgcctcccattgacttctacagaaactcacaagctttcagatggagaatttttacattcgtgttttcaggtttttcacacttaataaataccagacatttgagttttagaaacataattcaaattccagttttttagtgcaaaaaaacccgtATCGTGCCTATAAGCATGTAGGTGCAACCAGCGAGCAATAACCGTGCGTTCAGATCCCTACGTGTAACAACTGAGCATTTCTGCCTAAACACACAGTTTAACTCTTACACAGAAGCACAAGGGGAAAAGTGTAAGCGCTGTTTGTATCGTACAGAGAAGTATTTGTGCCCAGAGTTACTGTCATTCCAACTGGCTGAATAACCAGAGAGAAACTGGTGTGTGAGCAGCGGCGATTGTTATGACTGTTCTGTATAAACTCATTCTAAAAGGAGTTACAGCCCCAAAAACTAGGTTTGTAATCAGAAATGTGCTCTGTCCAATCACAGTTACTCTGAACAAAGGGCAGTCGCTGTCACACGCGGCACTCTAACACCCACACTCTCTCTCTGAAAGAGATGTTACCCCTACAAAGTTCTGAGGGAAACTGAATTGGGCATGCTCACCGAGTCACTTCCCATTGGCTAAGCATTTCCTTCCCACCCATTCACTCAAATCTGATAGGCTCCTGAGGAATGCCTATTGTtccctgatatatataaatagagtaaGAAGCAGCTGAATTCACAGCGTGACTCTTAGAGAGAAGAGGGAGATCCCTGATATGTTCTTTGGGCTGACAGAATGGACAAAGCAACTTCATTGGTTCAACTTCAACCAACAGAGCCTTTAAATACTTGTAACCAGTGTACAATAACTAGGGCCGAATACCCAACCGAATCCCAatatgaaaagtcacatgatttacgGATTCGTATTTGTTtcgccgaatccaaatcctgcaaaaaaaggccgaatcttggccgaaccccaaactgaatcctggatttggtgcctccctaacaATAACTGTGAAATCAATAAATGCAGCTGATGAACAGTGAGAGTTTcatttggtttatttattaattaatagaCATAGGAACGCTAAGAGGTTTTACTCATGAGATACATTTTTGTCATAAGAGAAGAGAGCTGAACGGCCTGCTGTAATTTATTCCCCAAAGCCCAAAAGATACTCCGGGCACACGTAGTGTTACCCCACTCCCGGGCTTTCTGCCTTAGTTCTCTGTATTCCTTACAAATGGCGTCTGTAACAGCCTTATATTGCGCAGTGCCTGTAACACACCGACCCAGCTGCTTTAGTCTCCGTAGCAGAAGCTTCAGCAGCTTCCTAGGCcccttcttcttataaaagctCAGGGTTTCATTGTAGACTGCGAATACTATGGCTGCCGCTTCCCCCCGAGACCTGTTGTGGATAAAGTCACTATCGGGAATTTCAAAAAGACAATCATCCTGATGCTGTTCCTTTGGCTGCAGGTTATCAAAGGCTTTGAGTATTTCATTGTCAATAAACTCGCTTCTGTCAGGCCAACGGCATTCTGGGGAACTAGCGCTCGATGGCTGTACGAGCAAGTAGAGAATAGTCGTGGCCACGGCGAGCGGCGCTAGGCAGTTTATCTCTCCTGGTGCCATTGGTACCGCGGATGATTCGTTTACAGGCAGTTTGTTCCGTCTGTATTTTGATTGGTCACAGTCGGTACGGCAGTTATTGCAAATGCAAAAGTTATAATTTTAATTGGCTATCAGTGCATGTCCAGTTTTATAGGCAAAAGCTCCACCCCATGGGCGGGGCCACCGACTTTTGCCAACGACCAAACGAggctttgtacgatattcggtatgGTGGATCGATGAGACAACCGTTATCGCAAAAGCATCAGATATTGGTCGTCTTGTTGATCGGACgggataaaagattttgattgggtgccattgaaggcgaacgagcaaaatctgcgtttagggctgaaccgtcaggtagaggtagaatccctattgttcctacccccatatctgaccattcagccctgaacatcagcgGAGGGTACGAACCATCGTAGGAAAGATCATTTTTGTTACATGTATTGCGCCTTTATACCGGAGCTCGGACACGCTGCATTTCTTTACAATGCCCACAAATCCAATCGTGGAAAAAAATCAGATCTGAGAACTTTAATATCAACGCATGTCAAACAACCTGACCAAGATAGAGATTATGATCATGTAATCACGTATTATATGTTATTCTATCTGAATATTGGATTAGATTGGGGGGGAGTGTACAATAGTAGTTACAGGTATAGAAACTGCGCTTTGCCCGGCCGTGTATCACTGCACACTGTAACAGATAAGCAATAAGCATACACTGAAACCCATAATGAAAACAGGAGCAAAAAGCGGAGCCTGAGTGCCGCCCGTCCCATACACAGAAGGGTTTGTTCCCACAATGACTGTCATTCCATCTGCAGATTCACTGAAGGGAAACCGGTTCTACTGAATGAGACACATTTCTgttcaactgcactttgtattaaatgcactacagcTCTTTGTGTTAAACGCACTACAGCACTTTGTGCTAAATGCACTACAGCACTTTGTGAAAAACGCACtacagcactttgtattaaacgcactacggcactttgtattaaatgcacaatagcactttgtattaaatgcactaacggcactttgtattaaatacactacggcactttgtattaaatgcactacggcactttgtgatAAACGCACTACAGCACTTTGTAtgaaacgcactacggcactttgtattaaacgcactaacggcactttgtattaaatgcacaatagcactttgtattaaatgcactaacggcactttgtattaaacgtactacagcaccttgtattaaacgcactacggcactttgtattaaatgcactacggcactttgtattaaacgcactaacggcactttgtattaaatgcaaaaTAGCACTTTGTATTAGATGCACTaacagcactttgtattaaatgcactacggcactttgtattaaatgcactacggcactttgtattaaatgcactacggcactttgtattaaatgcactacggcactttgtattaaatgcactacggcactttgtattaaatgcacaatagcactttgtattaaatgcactacggcactttgtattaaatgcactacggcactttgtattaaatgcactacggcactttgtattaaatgcactacggcactttgtattaaatgcactacggcactttgtattaaatgcactacggcactttgtatgaaacgcactacggcactttgtattaaacgcactaacggcactttgtattaaatgcacaacagcactttgtattaaatgcactaacggcactttgtattaaatacactacggcactttgtattaaatgcactacggcactttgtgatAAACGCACTACAGCACTTTGTAtgaaacgcactacggcactttgtattaaacgcactaacggcactttgtattaaatgcacaatagcactttgtattaaatgcactaacggcactttgtattaaacgtactacagcaccttgtattaaacgcactacggcactttgtattaaatgcactacggcactttgtattaaacgcactaacggcactttgtattaaatgcacaatagcactttgtattagATGCACTaacagcactttgtattaaatgcactacggcactttgtattaaatgcactacggcactttgtattaaatgcactacggcactttgtattaaatgcactacggcactttgtattaaatgcactacggcactttgtattaaatgcacaatagcactttgtattaatgcactacggcactttgtattaaatgcactacggcactttgtattaaatgccactacggcactttgtattaaacgcactacggcactttgtatta contains:
- the LOC116409509 gene encoding uncharacterized protein LOC116409509, translating into MAPGEINCLAPLAVATTILYLLVQPSSASSPECRWPDRSEFIDNEILKAFDNLQPKEQHQDDCLFEIPDSDFIHNRSRGEAAAIVFAVYNETLSFYKKKGPRKLLKLLLRRLKQLGRCVTGTAQYKAVTDAICKEYRELRQKAREWGNTTCARSIFWALGNKLQQAVQLSSLMTKMYLMSKTS